The Liquorilactobacillus nagelii DSM 13675 DNA window ATTGGTGGTGTTAGCAATCCGTTCCTGCAAACCAGTGATTGGGGTTGGCAAATTGATCCGACTGGTCTGCGAATTGCTTTAAATCAATTATATGATCGCTACCAAAAACCATTATTTGTAGTTGAAAATGGTTTAGGAGCGGTTGATCAATTAACAGCTGATGGTCAGATTCATGATGATTATCGAATAGATTATTTGCGGCAACATATTCAGGCGATGACTGGTGCAGTGGATGATGGAGTTGATTTATTGGGCTATACCCCTTGGGGCTGTATTGATTTGGTTAGTGCTTCAACCGGTCAAATGAGTAAACGTTATGGCTTTATTTATGTTGATCTTGACGACCAAGGTAATGGTAGCTTGAAACGGATCCCTAAGGATTCATTTTACTGGTATCAAAAAGTTATTCAAAGTAACGGAAGCAAATTATAAATAAATTCCACTAGTGCTGATTTTAACCAAGTACTGGTGGTTTTTTAATTGATTAGCTGGGTAGAATTGATTCTTTTGAAAAAGCCAAAAAAATTTTCTTTTTAACAGTTATCTCTTTGTGCTAAATTATAAATACCAGGCTTATTTGGGGGATATTAATTCAAAGGTGGTCTATGGCAGGTATGAAAAACATTGATTCACACAAGTTAAAAACAATTGGTTGGAGCGCATTAATCGGTTTAATTGTCGGTTTAATCGTTAGTTGCTTTAGATGGTTGATTGAACATGCTCTAATTGGTTGGAAGCAGCTTTATCATCTAGCTGGCAGTTCATGGAGCTGGTTGTTACTGGTTTTAGTTATTTTTGGAATTATGACTTGGTTGATAGGTTGGATTATTGGTCCAGAACCACATGTTAAAGGATCAGGGATTCCAGAAGTTGAACTGCAACTAGCGGATGAATTGGAATTAAAACATCCTTTTTCAATTATTTGGCGTAAATTTACAGCGGGAGTTATGGCGATTGGTTCAGGGGGGTTACTTGGTCGAGAGGGTCCTTCTGTTCAATTAGGTGCAGCGGTTGGTCAGTCTTTGGCCGAAAAACTAAAATTAGATCTGCCAGACTGGCGCATGTTTGTTGCAGCAGGAGCTGCTTCCGGATTATCGGCTGCTTTTAGTGCACCTTTGGCAGGGACAATGTTTATTCTAGAAGAGGTTTCACACAGCTTTTCGCCCCTTTTATGGCTAGGATCATTAAGTGGAGCATTAATGGCAGATATAGTTACAGAACGAGTTTTTGGCTTGAATCCAGTTTTACATATTACTTACACTCAAAGCATGCCATTAAAGTACTATTGGATTTTATTGTTTTTAGGCTTAATTTTGGGCCTACTTGGCTTTCTTTATCAAGAAGCAACTTTAAAAAGTGGCTTGCTTTACATTCCTTTTAGCAAAATACCAACGAAATATCATGCTTTAGTCATGTTTGTGTGTGTGTTACCATTTGGCATTTGGTTTCCAGAAATAATTGGTGGGGGAAATTCATTAATTATTTTATTGACACATGTTCAGTGGGGAGTGGGCATGTTGTTATTGGTGTTAATTATTCGCTTTGTTTTATCAGCACTTTCCTTTGGTTCAGGTGTTCCAGGAGGAATCTTCTTGCCGATTTTGACTTTAGGTGCAGTAATTGGGGCTTTATATGGCATGGTCTTGCATGTTTGCGGTTTATTACCGTTAGTTTATATTCCAAATTTAATTATTTTTGCCATGGCAGGTTATTTTGCTGGAATTAGTAAAGCACCTTTTACCGCAATCATTTTAATCACTGAAATGGTTGGTTCACTGTCGCATTTAATGCCCTTAGCAGTTGTATCATTACTAGCCTATTTGGTAATTGACTTATTAGGTGGTGCTCCAATTTACGAATCATTAGCAGCTCGAATTCGTTTGGGACAACAGCTTTCAAATTTAACTGGTCACTTGGATCAATTTACATTTATGGTTTCACCAATCAGTGATTTAACTGGAAAAGAGGTTCGGGCAGTTAATTGGCCAGCTGAAGCTATTTTGACACGGGTAACCCGTGATCGACGGCAAACGATTGCTAAAGGGGACTTCATTATTCAGCCGGGAGATCAATTGACAATTTTGGTTGACAGCTGTCGGATGGGTGAAGTTAAGGAGTTTTTGTTGAAGCAAAATTAGTTTTATAATTAAAAAAATGAACTGGATATAAAAACTGGCTGCAGACAATTTTTTTCCTGCAGCCATTTTTTTTACCAAGGTCGAATAAAAAAAGCAGTCCAAAAATAACTTAAAATTAAAATTCCAGCAATAATCCACTGCCAAGATGGTAATGGCTCATGGTGCATTCTTGTTCGTTGCTCGCCTTCTGAAAAGCCTTGTGAGGTCATTGCTTCTGCTAAGTCGCCTGACCAGTTGAGTGCTGTTAAAATGATTCGCAAGTATATTCCCGGCTGCCATAAATGGTAAACTTGTCCACGAATTAAGGCTGAATATTGAATTTGCCGATATGCTTGTTTAATTCGACTAAGTAAGTTGAAGGCCGCTAACAAGCCGTAAACAAAAGTCGTTGATAGATGCAAGTGTTCTTCTAAGCTAAGCAAGAGCTCTTTTACACTAGTTGTCATAGTGACAGTCATTCCTAATAGCAGGTAGGCGTAAACACGTGTGCCATAGATCCAAGCGGTGTGCCAGCGGTCACCCGTACCAAAAACTAAGAATGACCACCAACTACCCAAAGCTAATGGAAAGGCTGCTAATAAGACGATGATGGCCGTTTTCAAAGAGACTCGGCAGCCAGCCAAATATAGGATAGCGATCAAGCAGATTAAAAGATTGAGTTTAACGCTAAGCGAAAAAGATAATGGCAGGCCAATTCCAAGCATGGTGACAGTCATTACCGCAGGATTTAATAACGAGTGCTTTTTAATCACTAGCTGTTACACCACCTTTGCCCAATAAAGTTAACCGCTGTTGTTCCAGACGCAATTCATAGTCAATTGAACCGATGACTCCCAATCGTTGATGTGAAATGAGCAAAACGCTTAGTTGCAATGACTGGACTGTTTCTTTGATTAAAGCTAAAGCAGCAGCTAATGAGTCAGCATCTAGGCCAGCAAAAGGTTCGTCCAAGAGTAAAACGGAAGGTGACATGATTAACATACTTAGTAACTGCAACTTTTTTTGTTGACCACCAGATAGTTGATAACAGACTTGGTCTAAAA harbors:
- a CDS encoding ClC family H(+)/Cl(-) exchange transporter; its protein translation is MKNIDSHKLKTIGWSALIGLIVGLIVSCFRWLIEHALIGWKQLYHLAGSSWSWLLLVLVIFGIMTWLIGWIIGPEPHVKGSGIPEVELQLADELELKHPFSIIWRKFTAGVMAIGSGGLLGREGPSVQLGAAVGQSLAEKLKLDLPDWRMFVAAGAASGLSAAFSAPLAGTMFILEEVSHSFSPLLWLGSLSGALMADIVTERVFGLNPVLHITYTQSMPLKYYWILLFLGLILGLLGFLYQEATLKSGLLYIPFSKIPTKYHALVMFVCVLPFGIWFPEIIGGGNSLIILLTHVQWGVGMLLLVLIIRFVLSALSFGSGVPGGIFLPILTLGAVIGALYGMVLHVCGLLPLVYIPNLIIFAMAGYFAGISKAPFTAIILITEMVGSLSHLMPLAVVSLLAYLVIDLLGGAPIYESLAARIRLGQQLSNLTGHLDQFTFMVSPISDLTGKEVRAVNWPAEAILTRVTRDRRQTIAKGDFIIQPGDQLTILVDSCRMGEVKEFLLKQN
- a CDS encoding energy-coupling factor transporter transmembrane component T, which gives rise to MIKKHSLLNPAVMTVTMLGIGLPLSFSLSVKLNLLICLIAILYLAGCRVSLKTAIIVLLAAFPLALGSWWSFLVFGTGDRWHTAWIYGTRVYAYLLLGMTVTMTTSVKELLLSLEEHLHLSTTFVYGLLAAFNLLSRIKQAYRQIQYSALIRGQVYHLWQPGIYLRIILTALNWSGDLAEAMTSQGFSEGEQRTRMHHEPLPSWQWIIAGILILSYFWTAFFIRPW